A genomic window from Actinomycetaceae bacterium MB13-C1-2 includes:
- a CDS encoding NAD-dependent protein deacylase, protein MSALRDIVDSSSRIVFFGGAGVSTESGIPDFRSAGGLYNSASGGSYAPEEMLSRSFFNTHTEEFFDYYRTSLIHPNAKPNQAHLGLASLERKGKLSSVITQNIDGLHSMAGSKRVLELHGSIYRNNCMDCGAPYGLEKVLDSTGVPLCDSCGGVIKPDVVLYKEALDSGVMDQAIEELSQADTLIVGGTSLAVYPAAGLIRVFQGDDLVLINRDSTPYDAMATLVIHNPIGETLAEFIDD, encoded by the coding sequence ATGAGTGCTCTAAGAGACATCGTTGACTCAAGTAGCCGGATCGTTTTCTTCGGTGGAGCGGGGGTTTCCACTGAGTCGGGAATCCCCGACTTTCGTTCAGCCGGAGGTCTCTACAACAGCGCTTCAGGTGGCAGTTATGCGCCCGAAGAAATGCTTAGCCGTAGCTTCTTTAACACACATACCGAAGAGTTCTTCGACTACTACCGAACTAGCCTGATTCACCCAAACGCTAAACCTAACCAGGCGCACCTCGGCCTCGCATCTCTTGAGCGCAAGGGAAAGCTCTCCTCTGTCATCACTCAGAACATCGATGGACTACACAGCATGGCTGGATCCAAGCGCGTCCTCGAACTCCATGGCAGCATCTACCGCAATAACTGTATGGATTGCGGCGCACCGTACGGACTCGAGAAAGTCCTGGATTCGACCGGTGTTCCCCTTTGTGATTCGTGCGGAGGGGTCATCAAACCCGATGTTGTTTTGTACAAGGAGGCACTCGATTCGGGAGTAATGGACCAGGCAATCGAAGAACTCTCCCAGGCAGACACACTAATCGTCGGAGGAACCTCGCTTGCCGTCTATCCTGCTGCCGGACTTATCCGTGTCTTTCAGGGGGATGATCTAGTCCTTATCAACCGTGACTCCACACCATATGACGCCATGGCCACCCTGGTCATCCACAATCCGATCGGAGAGACCCTAGCGGAGTTCATCGACGACTGA